Proteins from a single region of Argiope bruennichi chromosome 6, qqArgBrue1.1, whole genome shotgun sequence:
- the LOC129971823 gene encoding juvenile hormone acid O-methyltransferase-like yields MDVGCGPGKNTIQLILPLFPQAEKIFGIDFLPNMIEFARIHNCHPLIEYNVANIENYSMRNWSMVEQWNGQISKLISIHCIHWLKDKRRGLQNIFQLLKPGGEIAFCFVMSCPIFPVTLKLESDPKWSKFFKDVDNMVSDTYIDKHESSRYIKMMEDIGFEILYLEEGEKADPYSSDEEYRDFFASLCVLMSHVPSDQREEFKDEVFQEMLKLNGRDSSGRPVHRATIIEVVARKRDIENSKSV; encoded by the exons ATGGACGTTGGCTGTGGACCAGGAAAGAATACCATACAGCTAATTCTGCCTCTGTTTCCCCAAGCTGAGAAGATATTCGGAATCGATTTTCTGCCGAATATGATAGAATTCGCACGGATTCATAACTGCCATCCACTCATCGAGTACAATGTGGCCAACATCGAAAATTA TTCCATGCGTAATTG gtcTATGGTCGAACAATGGAATGGTCAGATATCAAAACTTATTAGTATTCATTGCATACATTGGCTGAAAGATAAGAGACGAGGCTTGCAGAATATATTTCAACTCTTAAAGCCTGGTGGTGAAATAGCCTTCTGTTTTGTTATGTCATGTCCTATATTTCCTGTAACACTGAAGTTAGAAAGCGATCCTAAATGGAGTAAATTCttcaaa GATGTTGACAATATGGTTTCAGATACCTATATTGATAAGCATGAGTCATCGCGTTACATAAAAATGATGGAAGATATTGGATTCGAAATCTTGTACCTTGAAGAAGGAGAGAAAGCGGATCCATATTCATCAGATGAAGAATACCGAG atttttttgcatCACTTTGTGTTCTCATGTCTCATGTTCCAAGTGATCAGCGAGAGGAATTCAAAGATGAAGTATTCCAGGAAATGTTGAAACTGAATGGTCGAGACAGTAGTGGACGGCCAGTTCATCGGGCCACTATCATCGAAGTAGTGGCACGCAAAAGGGACATTGAAAACTCCAAAAGCGTTTGA
- the LOC129972738 gene encoding juvenile hormone acid O-methyltransferase-like isoform X1 gives MEKAEMCKKVFDPELYNAKQTPLDHVKVFISKKLPELGWGQTQKKEIVMDVGCGPGKNTIQLILPLFPQAEKIFAIDFLPNMIEFARIHNCHPHIEYNVANIENWSMIEQWKGQISKLISIHCIHWLKDKRRGLQNIFQLLKPGGEVAFCFLMSSPIFPVTLKLESDPKWSKFFKDVDNMVPDTYINKHESSRYIKMMEDIGFDILYCEEGEKADPYSSDKEYRDFFASLCALASHVPSDQREEFIDEGFQEMLKLNGRDSSGRPVHRADITQVVARKRDIQNSKSF, from the exons atgGAAAAAG cagaaatGTGCAAAAAGGTGTTTGATCCCGAGTTGTATAATGCAAAACAAACACCATTGGACCATGTGAAAGTCTTTATCTCCAAGAAGCTTCCTGAGTTAGGATGGGGTCAAacacaaaaaaaggaaattgtaatGGACGTTGGCTGCGGACCAGGAAAGAATACCATCCAGCTAATTCTGCCTCTTTTTCCTCAAGCTGAGAAGATATTCGCAATCGATTTTCTGCCGAACATGATAGAATTTGCACGGATTCATAATTGCCATCCTCACATCGAGTACAATGTGGCCAACATCGAAAATTG gtctATGATTGAACAATGGAAAGGTCAGATATCAAAACTTATTAGCATTCATTGCATCCATTGGCTGAAAGATAAGAGACGAGGCTTGCAGAATATATTTCAACTCTTAAAGCCTGGTGGTGAAGTAGCCTTCTGCTTTCTTATGTCATCTCCTATATTTCCTGTAACACTGAAGTTAGAAAGCGATCCTAAATGGAGTAAATTCttcaaa GATGTTGACAATATGGTTCCAGATACCTATATTAATAAGCATGAGTCATCGCGTTACATAAAAATGATGGAAGATATTGGATTCGATATCTTGTACTGTGAAGAAGGAGAGAAAGCGGATCCATATTCATCAGATAAAGAATACCGAG atttttttgcatCACTTTGTGCTCTCGCGTCTCATGTTCCAAGCGATCAACGAGAAGAATTCATAGATGAGGGATTCCAGGAAATGTTAAAACTGAATGGTCGAGACAGTAGCGGAAGGCCAGTTCATCGAGCCGACATCACCCAAGTGGTGGCAAGAAAAAGGGacattcaaaattctaaaagctTTTAG
- the LOC129972378 gene encoding juvenile hormone acid O-methyltransferase-like, whose amino-acid sequence MEKNTYYVFHPELYNVKQTPLDHVKDFITKKLPELGWGQTQEKEIVMDVGCGPGKNTIQLILPLFPQVEKIFAIDFLPNMIEFARIHNCHPLIEYNVANIENWSMVEQWNGQISKLISIHCVHWLKDKRRGLQNIFQLLKPGGEAAFCFVMTSPIFPVTLKLESDPKWSKFFKDVDNMVPDTHIDNHESSRYIKMMEDIGFDILYCEEGEKADPYSSDEEYRDFFASLCALTSHVPSDQREEFKDDVFQEMLKLNGRDSSGRPVHRATIIEVVARKRDIENSKSV is encoded by the exons atggaaaaaa ATACTTATTACGTGTTTCATCCCGAGTTGTATAATGTAAAACAAACACCATTGGACCATGTGAAAGACTTCATCACCAAGAAGCTTCCTGAGTTAGGATGGGGCCAAACACAAGAAAAGGAAATTGTAATGGACGTCGGCTGTGGACCAGGAAAGAATACCATCCAGCTAATTCTGCCTCTGTTTCCTCAAGTTGAGAAGATATTCGCAATCGATTTTCTGCCGAACATGATAGAATTCGCACGAATTCATAACTGCCATCCACTCATCGAGTACAATGTGGCTAACATCGAAAATTG gTCTATGGTCGAACAATGGAATGGTCAGATATCAAAACTTATTAGTATTCATTGCGTCCATTGGCTGAAAGATAAGAGACGAGGCTTGCAGAATATATTTCAACTCTTAAAGCCTGGTGGTGAAGCAGCCTTCTGTTTTGTTATGACATCTCCTATATTTCCTGTAACACTGAAGTTAGAAAGCGATCCTAAATGGAGTAAATTCttcaaa GATGTTGACAATATGGTTCCAGATACCCATATTGATAATCATGAGTCATCGCGTTACATAAAAATGATGGAAGATATTGGATTCGATATCTTGTACTGTGAAGAAGGAGAGAAAGCGGATCCATATTCATCAGATGAAGAATACCGAG atttttttgcatCACTTTGTGCTCTCACGTCTCATGTTCCAAGTGATCAGCGAGAGGAATTCAAAGATGATGTATTCCAGGAAATGTTGAAACTGAATGGTCGAGACAGTAGTGGACGGCCAGTTCATCGGGCCACTATCATCGAAGTAGTGGCACGCAAAAGGGACATTGAAAACTCCAAAAGCGTTTAA
- the LOC129972738 gene encoding juvenile hormone acid O-methyltransferase-like isoform X2 → MEKEMCKKVFDPELYNAKQTPLDHVKVFISKKLPELGWGQTQKKEIVMDVGCGPGKNTIQLILPLFPQAEKIFAIDFLPNMIEFARIHNCHPHIEYNVANIENWSMIEQWKGQISKLISIHCIHWLKDKRRGLQNIFQLLKPGGEVAFCFLMSSPIFPVTLKLESDPKWSKFFKDVDNMVPDTYINKHESSRYIKMMEDIGFDILYCEEGEKADPYSSDKEYRDFFASLCALASHVPSDQREEFIDEGFQEMLKLNGRDSSGRPVHRADITQVVARKRDIQNSKSF, encoded by the exons atgGAAAAAG aaatGTGCAAAAAGGTGTTTGATCCCGAGTTGTATAATGCAAAACAAACACCATTGGACCATGTGAAAGTCTTTATCTCCAAGAAGCTTCCTGAGTTAGGATGGGGTCAAacacaaaaaaaggaaattgtaatGGACGTTGGCTGCGGACCAGGAAAGAATACCATCCAGCTAATTCTGCCTCTTTTTCCTCAAGCTGAGAAGATATTCGCAATCGATTTTCTGCCGAACATGATAGAATTTGCACGGATTCATAATTGCCATCCTCACATCGAGTACAATGTGGCCAACATCGAAAATTG gtctATGATTGAACAATGGAAAGGTCAGATATCAAAACTTATTAGCATTCATTGCATCCATTGGCTGAAAGATAAGAGACGAGGCTTGCAGAATATATTTCAACTCTTAAAGCCTGGTGGTGAAGTAGCCTTCTGCTTTCTTATGTCATCTCCTATATTTCCTGTAACACTGAAGTTAGAAAGCGATCCTAAATGGAGTAAATTCttcaaa GATGTTGACAATATGGTTCCAGATACCTATATTAATAAGCATGAGTCATCGCGTTACATAAAAATGATGGAAGATATTGGATTCGATATCTTGTACTGTGAAGAAGGAGAGAAAGCGGATCCATATTCATCAGATAAAGAATACCGAG atttttttgcatCACTTTGTGCTCTCGCGTCTCATGTTCCAAGCGATCAACGAGAAGAATTCATAGATGAGGGATTCCAGGAAATGTTAAAACTGAATGGTCGAGACAGTAGCGGAAGGCCAGTTCATCGAGCCGACATCACCCAAGTGGTGGCAAGAAAAAGGGacattcaaaattctaaaagctTTTAG